Proteins encoded by one window of Microplitis mediator isolate UGA2020A chromosome 1, iyMicMedi2.1, whole genome shotgun sequence:
- the LOC130669083 gene encoding serine--tRNA ligase, mitochondrial, with protein MEICKLTRVGVRLLNNKNLYINFSKSISTVKIPSPNLDTSYICDPKNRTLISENIKHRKGVGDIDKVLQLSKDPDKKDEFLKELSRIPNKTDPRVLKYGEEGKILSETPLRTYDFQPQTFIELAKNLKLIRIDQLGPVSGPKSYILLGDLAQLEEALVQFSVKRLLECGFRCISVPDILPKTVIERCGMIVDGDHTLIYTLDKAYGDVCLSGTAEMALAMHLMNKEINEEKLPVKLAAVSRCFRAEASNNAEESGIYRVHQFTKVEMFACASENKSSEFLEEMVKIQENISKDLGLGFKIIDMPSHDLGAPAYRKIDIEGWLPGKNSYGELSSCSNCTDFQSRRLNIRYKNSKSNELKYVHTLNGTACAIPRMLIAICESYQLKDGRIEIPKVLVPFMNGKTIIETQKVGDMRTYKYKTR; from the exons ATGGAAATTTGTAAACTGACACGTGTGGGGGTTAGgttactaaataataaaaatttatat ataaatttttccaaatcaaTATCTACAGTAAAAATACCAAGTCCTAATTTAGACACTTCATACATTTGCGATCCGAAAAATCGTACCTTGATATCCGAGAACATAAAACACAGAAAAGGAGTCGGAGACATCGACAAAGTTCTCCAGCTGTCTAAAGATCCCGATAAAAAGGATGAATTTCTCAAGGAATTGTCTAGAATTCCCAACAAAACGGACCCGCGTGTTCTCAAGTACGGCGAAGAGGGGAAGATTTTATCCGAAACTCCTCTCCGAACTTACGATTTCCAGCCCCAGACATTCATAGAACTCGCCAAGAATCTCAAGCTCATAAGAATCGATCAATTGGGACCAGTTTCCGGTcccaaaagttatattttgcTTGGCGATCTCGCGCAATTGGAAGAAGCGCTGGTCCAGTTTTCTGTTAAGAGACTTTTGGAATGCGGGTTCAGGTGCATCAGTGTACCGGACATTTTACCCAAGACTGTAATTGAAAGATGCGGAATGATTGTCGATGGAGATCACACTCTTATTTACACTCTAGACAAAGCGTATGGAGATGTCTGTCTATCGGGAACTGCGGAAATGGCTCTCGCTATGCATCTGATGAATAAGGaaattaatgaagaaaaattgcCAGTTAAATTAGCGGCAGTCAGTCGATGCTTCAGAGCTGAGGCCTCTAATAATGCTGAGGAATCAGGAATTTACag agtTCATCAGTTTACAAAAGTCGAAATGTTTGCGTGCGCaagtgaaaataaatcatCAGAATTTTTagaagaaatggtaaaaattcaagaaaatatttccaaAGATTTAGGTCTTGGGTTCAAAATAATTGACATGCCGTCACATGACTTAGGCGCACCTGCTTacag aaaaatcgACATTGAAGGCTGGTTGCCCGGGAAAAATTCTTACGGAGAATTGTCCAGCTGCAGTAATTGCACGGACTTTCAATCCAGACGTCTGAAtattagatataaaaatagtaagaGTAATGAGTTGAAATATGTTCACACGTTGAATGGAACTGCGTGCGCAATTCCTAGGATGTTAATTGCTATTTGCGAAAGTTATCAATTAAAAGATGGTAGAATTGAAATTCCTAAGGTACTTGTGCCGTTTATGAATGGAAAGACAATTATTGAGActcagaaagttggtgacATGAgaacttataaatataagacacggtaa
- the LOC130669090 gene encoding pantothenate kinase 3 isoform X2 yields the protein MSPNKYKNNSNSTMASNGYSTASSKQTKCLEPPPSMPWFGMDIGGTLCKLVYFEPKDITRDEADAEVETLKNIRRYLTKNSAYGKTGHRDTHLQMDNVEIRGRKGTLHFIRFPTSEMGNFLALAKSKGMANLVTTVCATGGGAFKFEDNFKREVNMSLAKFDELHSLIHGMLYIETTNPHECYYWSHPTDDTLCHKVPFDFSEPYPFLLVNIGSGVSILAVYGPDNFKRISGTSLGGGTFLGLCCLLTGCNTFEEAIELATGGDNTRVDKLVKDIYGGDYGPFCLPGDLVASSCLQLCSFGQMNSKDRRQAVNKEDLARATLVTITNNIGSIARMCAVNEKIERVVFVGNFLRVNPISMKLLAYAMDYWSKGTLKALFLEHEGYFGAVGCLLQFNGETI from the exons atgagtccgaataaatataaaaataattcaaattcaacaATGGCATCGAACGGATACTCAACAGCTTCATCTAAGCAGACCAAATGCTTGGAGCCACCACCTT CGATGCCGTGGTTTGGAATGGACATTGGCGGGACGTTGTGCAAACTAGTATATTTTGAACCAAAAGATATAACGAGAGATGAAGCTGACGCTGAAGTTGaaacgttaaaaaatataagaagatATTTGACTAAAAATTCAGCGTATGGTAAAACTGGACATCGAGATACTCATCTAcag atggaTAATGTTGAGATACGGGGTAGAAAAGGTACATTGCACTTCATAAGATTCCCAACAAGTGAAATGGGTAATTTTTTGGCACTGGCCAAGTCCAAGGGTATGGCCAATTTAGTGACAACCGTCTGCGCAACAGGTGGAGGCGCATTTAAGTTTGAAGATAATTTCAAACGAGAAGTTAACATGAGTCTCGCTAAATTCGACGAGTTACACAGTTTAATACATGGAATGCTTTATATTGAGACGACGAATCCTCATGAGTGCTACTATTGGTCTCATCCTACTGACGATACTCTCTGTCATAAAGTACCGTTTGATTTTTCTGAGCCTTATCCATTTTTA CTCGTCAATATTGGATCAGGTGTGAGTATACTTGCAGTGTATGGAccagataattttaaaagaatatCCGGCACAAGTTTAGGCGGAGGGACATTTTTAGGATTGTGCTGTTTATTAACCGGCTGCAATACATTTGAAGAAGCCATCGAATTAGCGACCGGAGGTGACAATACGCGGGTTGATAAATTAGTAAAAGATATTTATGGTGGTGATTATGGTCCATTTTGTCTTCCTGGTGATCTCGTTGCCAgcag TTGTCTACAATTGTGCAGTTTTGGCCAAATGAATTCAAAAGATCGGAGACAAGCTGTCAACAAAGAAGATTTAGCACGTGCGACACTCGTTACTATCACTAATAATATTGGATCTATTGCGAGGATGTGTGCAGTCAATGAGAAAATTGAAcgg gtAGTATTtgttggtaattttttacGCGTGAATCCaatttcaatgaaattatTGGCCTATGCTATGGATTACTGGTCTAAAGGAACATTGAAGGCTCTGTTTTTAGAGCATGAG ggaTATTTTGGTGCAGTTGGATGTCTCCTGCAATTCAATGGAGAAACGATTTAG
- the LOC130670602 gene encoding galactoside alpha-(1,2)-fucosyltransferase 2-like gives MSHAQQHVLASAIVLALIVVCGIHVFLFPMYTSTPQLRHTKIMAYEQAMCRTTFKNNNFKLKTYKQIDGYDEDEDGWNRNSCPKFGIVSAAQGGRLGNQIWEYASVWATARRTGLEPFMPRCILKTLQEHFENLSIPPLSYIGKCTLDVGQVVNSLGQWNSTQQTIIIPRHAAYWSLILVWLDDVRREFTFKPFLKQYASMLLKNLSVRFNVKEPTYVGIHVRRTDYVDYLWQKLKVKPAPARYYLTAMNYFNNKYKNVIFVVASDSISWCKHHLKSNKYNIDFISDIDAHAPGKDLAVLSTCNHSIIDYGTYGSFAALLSAGETIVYNVTAYFSTMIAEVLPNWRVMS, from the exons ATGAGTCATGCACAACAGCATGTACTGGCAAGTGCAATAGTACTGGCACTAATAGTAGTTTGTGGTATTCATGTCTTCCTATTTCCGATGTACACATCAACACCACAACTACGACACACTAAAATAATGGCCTACGAGCAAGCAATGTGTCGTAcaactttcaaaaataataattttaaattaaaaacttataaacAAATTGACGGATATGACGAAGACGAGGATGGATGGAACAGAAATTCATGTCCCAAATTCGGAATTGTTTCGGCAGCTCAAGGTGGCCGTCTTGGAAATCAAATATGGGAGTACGCTTCTGTTTGGGCGACTGCTAGACGAACTGGATTGGAACCATTTATGCCTAGATGTATTTTGAAAACTCTACAagaacattttgaaaatttgagcaTCCCGCCGTTGAGTTACATCGGCAAGTGTACACTCGATGTCGGACAGGTTGTTAATTCTCTTGGCCAATGGAACAGTACCCAGCAAACTATTATCATTcccag acaCGCAGCCTACTGGAGTCTAATATTAGTTTGGCTAGACGACGTCCGCCGTGAGTTCACTTTCAAGCCATTCCTGAAACAATACGCGTCAATGctgctaaaaaatttatcagtgcGTTTTAACGTAAAAGAACCAACATACGTCGGCATCCATGTCCGCAGAACAGATTACGTCGATTATTTATGGCAAAAGTTAAAAGTTAAACCCGCACCAGCACGTTATTATCTAACAgcaatgaattattttaataataaatataaaaatgtcatATTTGTTGTCGCTAGTGACAGTATCAGTTGGTGTAAACATCATCTTAagagtaataaatataacattGATTTCATATCCGACATTGATGCCCACGCACCTGGTAAAGATTTAGCTGTACTATCAACTTGTAATCACAGTATTATTGATTACGGTACTTATGGTTCATTTGCGGCATTGCTATCTGCCGGtgaaacaattgtttataatgtTACTGCATATTTTTCGACGATGATTGCTGAGGTTTTGCCCAATTGGCGGGTtatgagttaa
- the LOC130669090 gene encoding pantothenate kinase 3 isoform X3 produces the protein MSPNKYKNNSNSTMASNGYSTASSKQTKCLEPPPCESVNSMPWFGMDIGGTLCKLVYFEPKDITRDEADAEVETLKNIRRYLTKNSAYGKTGHRDTHLQMDNVEIRGRKGTLHFIRFPTSEMGNFLALAKSKGMANLVTTVCATGGGAFKFEDNFKREVNMSLAKFDELHSLIHGMLYIETTNPHECYYWSHPTDDTLCHKVPFDFSEPYPFLLVNIGSGVSILAVYGPDNFKRISGTSLGGGTFLGLCCLLTGCNTFEEAIELATGGDNTRVDKLVKDIYGGDYGPFCLPGDLVASSFGQMNSKDRRQAVNKEDLARATLVTITNNIGSIARMCAVNEKIERVVFVGNFLRVNPISMKLLAYAMDYWSKGTLKALFLEHEGYFGAVGCLLQFNGETI, from the exons atgagtccgaataaatataaaaataattcaaattcaacaATGGCATCGAACGGATACTCAACAGCTTCATCTAAGCAGACCAAATGCTTGGAGCCACCACCTTGTGAGTCTGTGAATT CGATGCCGTGGTTTGGAATGGACATTGGCGGGACGTTGTGCAAACTAGTATATTTTGAACCAAAAGATATAACGAGAGATGAAGCTGACGCTGAAGTTGaaacgttaaaaaatataagaagatATTTGACTAAAAATTCAGCGTATGGTAAAACTGGACATCGAGATACTCATCTAcag atggaTAATGTTGAGATACGGGGTAGAAAAGGTACATTGCACTTCATAAGATTCCCAACAAGTGAAATGGGTAATTTTTTGGCACTGGCCAAGTCCAAGGGTATGGCCAATTTAGTGACAACCGTCTGCGCAACAGGTGGAGGCGCATTTAAGTTTGAAGATAATTTCAAACGAGAAGTTAACATGAGTCTCGCTAAATTCGACGAGTTACACAGTTTAATACATGGAATGCTTTATATTGAGACGACGAATCCTCATGAGTGCTACTATTGGTCTCATCCTACTGACGATACTCTCTGTCATAAAGTACCGTTTGATTTTTCTGAGCCTTATCCATTTTTA CTCGTCAATATTGGATCAGGTGTGAGTATACTTGCAGTGTATGGAccagataattttaaaagaatatCCGGCACAAGTTTAGGCGGAGGGACATTTTTAGGATTGTGCTGTTTATTAACCGGCTGCAATACATTTGAAGAAGCCATCGAATTAGCGACCGGAGGTGACAATACGCGGGTTGATAAATTAGTAAAAGATATTTATGGTGGTGATTATGGTCCATTTTGTCTTCCTGGTGATCTCGTTGCCAgcag TTTTGGCCAAATGAATTCAAAAGATCGGAGACAAGCTGTCAACAAAGAAGATTTAGCACGTGCGACACTCGTTACTATCACTAATAATATTGGATCTATTGCGAGGATGTGTGCAGTCAATGAGAAAATTGAAcgg gtAGTATTtgttggtaattttttacGCGTGAATCCaatttcaatgaaattatTGGCCTATGCTATGGATTACTGGTCTAAAGGAACATTGAAGGCTCTGTTTTTAGAGCATGAG ggaTATTTTGGTGCAGTTGGATGTCTCCTGCAATTCAATGGAGAAACGATTTAG
- the LOC130670592 gene encoding dynein regulatory complex subunit 4: MGPKKAKGKSSDTVDGIDTSKMSREQLELYSHKILEEMEREREERNFFQLERDKLRTFWEITRNQLDEARATIRNKEREKEELLEKHDEEIKLYNQKVKHLMYDHHNNLSETKAEHMVALKLAQDDHNEEENELINDKKELRKIQKENELAHINEIRSLKLKNAEEMSEMIKKFESEAMEMEQKYEEKLMSQWESLNLKHRMEISEIEERKNMQIASLIKNHEKSFTEIKNYYNDITVNNLSLIQSLKEQMEVMKSNEERMKKQVRESMSENKKLISDLKSAEEQVVELSRQLTNYEKDKLCLSNTKKRMTAVAKDYENLKWENEVLEMRFEKCQKERDELHSRFVSSILELQQKTGLKNVLLEKKLEKLSEILEQREAQIGQVLATAQLDPGASGEINQRFEDILNRKNTAIQDLQYDLARACKAHDDLLLNYENKLQEYGISDPSLAPPLSAIRRKKSNRTDKILANL, translated from the exons atg GGGCCAAAAAAAGCTAAAGGAAAATCCTCTGATACAGTAGACGGTATAGACACTTCTAAAATGAGCAGGGAACAATTAGAATTGTACTCTCATAAAATCCTAGAAGAAATGGAACGGGAGCGCGaggagagaaatttttttcaactcgaACGCGATAAATTACGAACTTTTTGGGAAATTACTAGGAATCAATTAGACGAAGCGCGAGCTACTataag aaataaagagagagaaaaagaagaattattagaaaaacatgacgaagaaataaaattatacaatcAAAAAGTAAAACATTTAATGTATGATCACCATAACAATTTATCAGAAACGAAAGCTGAGCATATGGTGGCACTAAAACTTGCCCAGGATGATCACAATGAAGAAGAAAATGAGctgataaatgataaaaaagaatTGAGAAAAATCCAAAAAGAAAATGAACTCGCGCATATCAACGAAATTCGTTCGCTGAAATTG aaaaatgcTGAAGAAATGAGCGAGATGATAAAGAAGTTTGAGTCTGAAGCCATGGAAATGGAGCAGAAGTAcgaggaaaaattaatgagtCAGTGGGAGTCACTGAATTTGAAACACAGAATGGAAATATCGGAAATTGAGGAGCGTAAAAATATGCAGATTGCGAGTTTGATTAAAAATCATGAGAAATCTTTTACtgagatcaaaaattattacaatgatATCACTGTTAATAATTTGTCGCTCATACAAAGTCTtaag gAACAAATGGAAGTTATGAAAAGTAATGaagaaagaatgaaaaaacaaGTACGAGAATcgatgagtgaaaataaaaaattgataagtgATTTAAAATCAGCTGAAGAACAAGTCGTTGAATTGAGTCGGCAGTTAACAAATTatgaaaaagataaattatgtctttct aatacgAAAAAAAGAATGACAGCAGTAGCTAAAGATTACGAAAATCTTAAGTGGGAAAATGAAGTTTTGGAAATGAGGTttgaaaaatgtcaaaaagaACGCGATGAATTACACTCGAGATTCGTCTCTTCTATTTTGGAACTGCAGCAGAAGACGGGATTGAAGAATGTgctgttggaaaaaaaattagaaaaacttTCGGAAATTTTAGAACAGAGAGAAGCTCAGATCGGCCAAGTTTTAGCCACTGCTCAGTTAGATCCCGGAGCTAGTGGAGAAATTAATCAGAGATTcgag gacATTTTGAATCGTAAAAATACAGCGATACAAGATCTACAGTACGATTTAGCAAGAGCTTGTAAAGCACAcgacgatttattattaaattacgaaaataaattacaagagTACGGAATTTCCGATCCCTCTTTGGCGCCGCCACTCAGCGcaataagaagaaaaaaaagtaatcgtACTGACAAAATTTTAGCAAACTTGTAA
- the LOC130669090 gene encoding pantothenate kinase 3 isoform X1 — protein MSPNKYKNNSNSTMASNGYSTASSKQTKCLEPPPCESVNSMPWFGMDIGGTLCKLVYFEPKDITRDEADAEVETLKNIRRYLTKNSAYGKTGHRDTHLQMDNVEIRGRKGTLHFIRFPTSEMGNFLALAKSKGMANLVTTVCATGGGAFKFEDNFKREVNMSLAKFDELHSLIHGMLYIETTNPHECYYWSHPTDDTLCHKVPFDFSEPYPFLLVNIGSGVSILAVYGPDNFKRISGTSLGGGTFLGLCCLLTGCNTFEEAIELATGGDNTRVDKLVKDIYGGDYGPFCLPGDLVASSCLQLCSFGQMNSKDRRQAVNKEDLARATLVTITNNIGSIARMCAVNEKIERVVFVGNFLRVNPISMKLLAYAMDYWSKGTLKALFLEHEGYFGAVGCLLQFNGETI, from the exons atgagtccgaataaatataaaaataattcaaattcaacaATGGCATCGAACGGATACTCAACAGCTTCATCTAAGCAGACCAAATGCTTGGAGCCACCACCTTGTGAGTCTGTGAATT CGATGCCGTGGTTTGGAATGGACATTGGCGGGACGTTGTGCAAACTAGTATATTTTGAACCAAAAGATATAACGAGAGATGAAGCTGACGCTGAAGTTGaaacgttaaaaaatataagaagatATTTGACTAAAAATTCAGCGTATGGTAAAACTGGACATCGAGATACTCATCTAcag atggaTAATGTTGAGATACGGGGTAGAAAAGGTACATTGCACTTCATAAGATTCCCAACAAGTGAAATGGGTAATTTTTTGGCACTGGCCAAGTCCAAGGGTATGGCCAATTTAGTGACAACCGTCTGCGCAACAGGTGGAGGCGCATTTAAGTTTGAAGATAATTTCAAACGAGAAGTTAACATGAGTCTCGCTAAATTCGACGAGTTACACAGTTTAATACATGGAATGCTTTATATTGAGACGACGAATCCTCATGAGTGCTACTATTGGTCTCATCCTACTGACGATACTCTCTGTCATAAAGTACCGTTTGATTTTTCTGAGCCTTATCCATTTTTA CTCGTCAATATTGGATCAGGTGTGAGTATACTTGCAGTGTATGGAccagataattttaaaagaatatCCGGCACAAGTTTAGGCGGAGGGACATTTTTAGGATTGTGCTGTTTATTAACCGGCTGCAATACATTTGAAGAAGCCATCGAATTAGCGACCGGAGGTGACAATACGCGGGTTGATAAATTAGTAAAAGATATTTATGGTGGTGATTATGGTCCATTTTGTCTTCCTGGTGATCTCGTTGCCAgcag TTGTCTACAATTGTGCAGTTTTGGCCAAATGAATTCAAAAGATCGGAGACAAGCTGTCAACAAAGAAGATTTAGCACGTGCGACACTCGTTACTATCACTAATAATATTGGATCTATTGCGAGGATGTGTGCAGTCAATGAGAAAATTGAAcgg gtAGTATTtgttggtaattttttacGCGTGAATCCaatttcaatgaaattatTGGCCTATGCTATGGATTACTGGTCTAAAGGAACATTGAAGGCTCTGTTTTTAGAGCATGAG ggaTATTTTGGTGCAGTTGGATGTCTCCTGCAATTCAATGGAGAAACGATTTAG